In the Geovibrio ferrireducens genome, one interval contains:
- a CDS encoding phasin family protein — MDEIKDFFYAGLGAALTAKEKMEKELEELKEKGKGGKEEFKQKYEEAKAKAKSFEDEFDKKLKEKIKKILSELGVATKEDLEELKKLIEEKK, encoded by the coding sequence ATGGACGAAATCAAAGACTTTTTTTACGCAGGTCTGGGGGCTGCACTCACCGCCAAGGAAAAGATGGAAAAGGAACTTGAGGAACTGAAAGAGAAAGGCAAGGGCGGAAAGGAAGAATTTAAGCAGAAATATGAAGAGGCGAAGGCAAAAGCCAAGTCTTTTGAAGATGAGTTTGATAAAAAGCTGAAAGAAAAGATAAAAAAAATACTTTCCGAACTTGGCGTAGCCACAAAAGAGGATCTGGAAGAGCTGAAAAAGCTTATTGAAGAGAAAAAATAA